Genomic segment of Deinococcus gobiensis I-0:
CCCAGGCAGGGCAGAGACCGGTCTGCACACCGCCCCGGTTCCGTGCCGAGACCACTGTGATGACCTCAGGGACCTCGCCGTTCCAGGCTGTGTGCGAGCTGCAACAGGACCAGGGTGCGCTCGTGCTCGGGCAGCGTCCGGGTCACATACTCCGCCGTCACCAGGGCCCGTTGCCGGGCTTCCGGCGGCGAACACCCCCGCTGGATCTCCATGTCGTAACGGAGGTTGACAGCTTCGTATATCTGGGTCAGAACCGCGCGTTCCGGGTCAGCCATCAGTCACCTCCACGGAAAGCATATGCCGCCTGCCGCTGGAAGGTTCTGCCCCAAGGCGCACCGCAAGCACCTGGCGGCCCGTTAGTCCACTCCGTTTTAGAGGCTGCCAAGAACCGATTTGAATTGTTGGAGCTGGAGTTGGGACAGAGCAGAATGCGTGGATGATCCGGCAGGGCTACCCCAGCGACGTGGACGACGATACGTACTTCTTCTCCCGTATCTTCTGCTCCGTCCTCAGGATGCGCGGCAGCGGAACTACCCTATCCGGGACGTACTTAACGCCTTGTTCTGGATCGCCCGCACTGGCGCGCAGTGGGCCTATCTCCCCAACGATTTTCCGCCAGCAGAGACGGTGCGCCAACAGGCGCACCGCTGGTTCGAGGCCGGGTGCTTCGAGACGGCCGCACATGATCTCCGCATCCTCTCCCGAGTTGAGCGGTCCAGAAACGGCGAACCCACCGCGATCATCATCGACAGTCGCACTCTCCAAAGCACGCCGGAAAGCGGGCACCGCGCCGGATTTGACGGGGCGAAAAAGCGCAAAGGCACCAACGTGCATCTTGCGGTCGACACGTTGGGCCACCTGCTCGCCATCTTGACGACCCCAGCTAATGAACAAGACCGGGCACAGGTCAAAGACCTGTGCTTGGAGGTGCAAGAAGCGACGGGCGTCGACGTCGAAGTGGCCTTCGCCGATCAGGGCGATACGGGAGCACAGACCGCGCTCCAGGCGGCTGAAGCAGGTGTAGTCCTGATCGTCGTGAAACGTCCGGAGGCGTCGAAGGGCTTCATTCTGCTGCCCCGTCGCTGGGTGGTCGAGCGTTCGTTGGCCTGGCTCTCCCGATTCAGACGCCTCGGACGAGACCTTGAACGGTGGCCATCAACGCTGGTGGGATTCCATTTCCTGGCGGCTTGTTTTCTGCTCTGCCACAACCTCAAGCTCCTTTTTGCATAGGGTTCTTGGCAGCCTCTAGGGGCGGAGCTTCAGGAAGATGGATATCAGCTGGCCATCAATGTTGCGGTTCAAGATGATATGAGAATCTATCAATATCACATCAACAGTGTGGTGGCAAATGATAAGAACGCCGACCCAACTATGGCAAGCGTGTTTCCCATTTTTTCATCTCCTGGCGAGATGCTCAGTAAAGTTAAAACTATCCGTCACGGAAAAAATACAAATGAATCAAGAGTTTAGAATAATTTTATTCCTATTACATCGATAGAATATTTTTCAGTAATTCTGGATATCATCCTAAAGAGAGAGGCTCAGGCAAAGCTGACGCTTTATCCGAGACATATCTGGTAGCCTGAAGTTCTTCTCTGCTGTGAGGAGGAGGTAGGGTATCAGCTCACTAATTTGTCGCGAATTACGTCGTGTACTGAGAGCAGCGGCGCTTGGACGTCATCAAGGGAATCACATTCAGATAGCCAGAGCTTGGTCAGCCCAGTCACTGGTTGGCTCGCTGGACTCTCTCTCTCTCCACTCGGTGTATGCCCGTCGGAATTGCCGCCGTACGTCCGGGAGCCCCTGGAGTTGCCGCACCACCTCATCCTGGGGCGCCGGCTCCAGCTCCAGTTCTGCCAGTAGAAACAGCCGCTGAGCCAGACTTCGGCACTCCAGCTCCAGGACCTCTCCCCACATCCCATCAGACATGACATGACGTTAATGCGATCTCACTGAATACTCACTGAATGACTCAATTGAGGACCAGGGTCCGGCTGAGCCGCGCATGCCAGGCCGGCAATTCGTCAACCTCACGTGCCGCACGCAAGGCCAGTTCATGCAGGGTCCGTTGCGCCGCCGCCGGTCCCCGCAACTGCAGCACCGCCTGGACCAGGTACTCGACGAGCCCCTCGTCATTCGGCGCGATCTCCAGCAGGCGCTGCGCCAGCGACTCACACTTCCCGTAATCGCCCGCCGCACTCCACCGCTCCATCAGCGCCAGACCCGTCTTGATCACCGACCATTCCAACCCCTCACGCTCCTCCTCGGCCCAGGTGCTCCCGCTCTCCACCAGGAACGCCCCTCCATAGGCATGGATGGCCTGCACCTGCTCATCCTCCACCCCACCACTGAGCGCCCGCTGAATGTCCAGTGCGTCACAGGAGAGTGGGGCGTCCGAACTGAGTATCCGGTACAGTCCACTCCCCCGCTCATGCACAACCTGCAGCCCTGGGACGGTCTCGGCCAGCTCCTTGCGGCACTGATGCAGATAGTTGGTCGCACGCCGGGGATCGTCGTCGGCCCACAGGGCTGTCAGAATCGCTGACCGGGCCTGCGGCCCCCGCAAGGCCAGGAGGGCGAGCAGTTCCAGGGTACGCCGCATCCCCAGCCGCTTCGGTTGGCCATCGACCAGCAGCCGACTCTCGCCCAGGGTCTGAAGGCTCAGGGCGAGCGGCGTCACGCAGTGGGCGGCCTGCCGGTCGACCAGGAAAACGCCCAGCGGATCATCGGAAGACAGCTGTGTCAGGAAGGCACCGAGCGCGGGAAGGAGTCGCAATTCCGGCAACAGGGCCGCGCCGCTCCCCAACGCGTGACGGAGATGGGCGGCCTGAGTGAGGTGCTGCCGGACTGCCGGGACGTCAGGCAGCTGTACGGCGGCCAGATGCAACTCTGCCCAGGCCTGCTCGCGCAGCGTGCCCAGCGTCCCGAAGGTCGCTCTGGCCTCTTCCAGACACGAGATCGCCAAGGTCCGTTCTCCCTGCGCCGCCAGCCAGTGGCCCCGCCTAAGCTTGATCAGGGCCGTCAACCACGGTGAGGCCGGCAGGGCCAGGGCTCGGCTGAGGTGGGCGTCGGCCCTGCCGGCCTCACCCCGGGCCGTCCAGACCGTGGCCTGACCCAGCTCGCACAGTGCCTCGGTGGCAGGGTCGCTGCCGTCCTGGGCCAGTCGGGACCCCTGGGCGAAGGCAGCCACTGCAGCGTCCCATTGCCCCTGAGACCGCTCGATCAATCCACGGGTGTAGGCGTGGTAGGCGCGTTCACCGGGAAGGGTCTCCAGCAGCCGCCCTGCGTCTTCCAGATCCTGCCGGGCCAGCGTGATCTGACCGGCGTAGAGCTGGACCTGGGCACGCAGGTGCAGGGAGACGACGCGGCGCGCGCCCTGGGCCTGGTCGAGGGCCTGACCGAGGTAGTAGGCGGCCCGGGCCGTGCGGCCCAGCAGGGCATGCGAGGCGCCCAGCAACTGGGATACGCCCGTTCGGAGGGGAAGGCCCGCATCGCCCAGGGTGAGCAGCTCGGCCCAGGCACGCTCCAGGGTCTCGGAGGCAACGTGCGGTTCGCCTGCTTCCATCTGGGTGGCCGCCTGTTCGCGCTGGGCGTACACCCGGTCAAGTGGGTTCAACAGGTCCAGGGGCACGGCGGCGAGTTGACGGGCGGCCTCGCCGTGCTCGCCGAGGTAGCGCAGGACCAGCGAGAGTTCCAGGCCGGCGGCGTGACAGCCCTCAGCGACGGCGCGGCGGAGCAGGTCACGGGCGGGAAGGAGTTGATCCAGAGCAAAGAGGCAGTAGCCGGCCCAGCGGCGGTCGTCCGGGGTGGGATGGTCCATCCGGGTGTAGAAATCGAGGCCGTCCTGAAAACGGCCCTTCTGGATGTCCCGGAAGATAGGGTGCGCCACGTTCAGCAGGATAGCGAATTGGCTCAGCGGCGGGAAAGATCGGCTCAGCGGGCAAAAACCGGTGAATTTCTACGGTCCCTCCACACCTTTGGAGGGGTGCGGAGATGCGCGATCGACTGTGGCGCTGGGCGCTGGCTGGCTGGCTGATGTTGGGAGCATGGGGACAGGCCGAGGGAAATCACAGCGGGGGCGGCTGGTCGACATCGACCCCACCTGTAGTCACCGTGCCGAAGGAATAGCGAGAATTATATAGGTCAGGTCGGGATACCGAGTACCAGTGAGGAAAATAGACTCGTCTTTTTCAAGACGAGTATAGTCTTTACGCAATATCACTAGGGGTATATTACTTTTTAATATCACTAAATCGACTAGATTTATTAGGCAACATAAATCAAAATGATAAATTGCTTTTAATTAGAATTGCAGATTTATTTGATAAAATACTCTGATTAATCCGCTGATTACACTGCCTAGCAAATGATTCAGGATCATAGCGAGCCCGACGGATGACTGAACCTCAATTTTTACGAAGTTGTACGGGTGAACTGATCATGGACTATCGGCAAGCACCTGAAGCTCCTGCATTACGCAAGAGTGCCGATGACCAGCCGTGAACTCGACGGTAGGCTGGGTCTCACAAAAGGAGACCCATGTTGCTGACCATCTCCACCACCCACTCACCCGCGACCGATCTCGGATATCTGCTGCACAAGAACCCGGACCGGACACTCACGTTGACACTTCCGGTCGGGCAGGGTCACGTGTTCTATCCAGAGGCGACGCCTGAGCGCTGCACCGTCGCTCTTCTCGTCGAGGTGGATCCCGTGGTGTTGTCACGCGGCAGGGCAGGCGCCAGTGGCTTACCACTGGAACCGTACGTCAATGACCGTCCTTACGCCGCGTCAAGCTTTCTGAGCAGCGCCATGCGTGAAGCCTTCGGCACAGCCATGGCCGGCCGCAGCAAGGAACGGCCCGAATTGGCCGCGCAGGCCCTGCCCTTCGAGGTCCACCTGCCCGCCCTACCGTCCCGCGGTGACGTCCATCTGGCCGACCGGCTGTTCCGGCCTCTCGGATACCAGGTCACAGCTAGCACGGGCCTACTCGACGACACCTTTCCGGAATGGGGACCAAGTCCCTACCTCGACCTGAAGCTCGGAGGCACCGTACGTCTACAGGACCTCCTGGCCCACCTGTACGTCCTCATTCCGGTGCTGGACGACACCAAGCACTACTACGTCGATGAGGCGGAAATTGACAAGCTTCTGCGCTACGGGGCTGGCTGGCTGGACACCCATCCAGAACGGGAATTGATCACCCGCCGGTTCCTGAAACACCGCCGCGCCCTGCAGCGGGCGGCGCAGGCCCACTTCACGGAAGACGACCTTGAACCCAAGAGACCAGTTGTTCCCAGTCTCAACGACCAGCGCCTCGAAGCGGTCAAAGCCGCGCTGATGGCGAGCGGAGCTGCGACAGTCCTCGATCTCGGCTGCGGGGAGGGCAACCTCCTGGCCAGGCTCCTGCCTGAGCGACAGTTCACGCGGATCCTGGGACTGGACGTGAGTCCACGGGTTCTCACCCGTGCCCGGGAAAATCTCCGCCTCGACGAACTGCCAGAGTCCTACCGCAACCGGCTGATCCTGACCCAGGGCTCCCTGACGTATCGGGACATCCGGTTGCGCGGGTTTGACGCGGCGGCCCTGGTGGAAGTGATCGAACATCTCGACGAGAACCGGCTCTGGACGCTTGAGCGGGTGGTCTTCGCCGACGCGCGCCCAGGCCATGTCGTGGTTACGACCCCCAACGAGGAGTTCAATGCCCGCTGGGCCAGCCTGCCTGCGGGTGACACCCGCCACGCCGATCACCGCTTCGAATGGACCCGCGTCCAGTTCCGGAACTGGGCGGAGCGCGTGGCTGACGAGTTCGGCTATGGGGTGAACTTCCAGGATATCGGAGAGGCTGACGAAGCCCTGGGTCCTCCCACCCAGATGGCTATGTTCCGCCGGGAAATCCCATGAGTCCTGATCTCAGTCCCCTGCCCCTGGGCACCCAGGTGGTCACGCGGATCGCGTTGCACTCCCCCGGCGGTGAAGTGAGCCGCCCGGTCGGTGCGGTCGGACGTGTGGTTAGCGCCCCCACTGATCTGAGTCACGCCTATCATGTGGCCTTCCCCGACGGTGGGCAGTCGGCGTTCCTCCGCCGCGACCTCGACATCCAGCGGCACCACACCAATCCAGACCAGCCACTGGCGCCCGACTGGACACAGTGGGTCCAGTACCGCTGCATCGTGGGCTCCCGTGCGTTCGGCCTCGATACCGAGGCCAGCGATACGGACCGGCGCGGCTTCTACCTGCTGCCCGCCGATCGTCACTGGAGTCTCTGGGGCGTCCCTGAGCAGTTGGAGAACGACGAGCTGCAGGAAACCTATTGGGAACTGCAGAAGTTCGTGACGCTCGCCCTGAAAGCCAATCCGAACGTCCTTGAGTGCCTCTATACCCCGCTGGTGGAGACGGCGGGGCCGGTCGCTCAGGACCTGCTGAGCATGCGCGACGCCTTCCTCTCCACGCTGGTGTATCAGACCTATAACGGGTATGTCCTCTCGCAGTTCAAGCGGATGCAGGCGGACCTGCGCAACCGCGGTGAGATCCGCTGGAAGCACGTCATGCACCTGGTCCGGCTCCTGCTCTCCGGCATCGCCGTGCTGGAACAGGGTGAAGTCATGGTGCACGTCGGCGAACACAGGGACAGTCTCCTGGCCATCAAGCGCGGTGAGGTGCCGTGGAGCGAGATCGACGCCTGGCGACTGGACCT
This window contains:
- a CDS encoding AfsR/SARP family transcriptional regulator translates to MAHPIFRDIQKGRFQDGLDFYTRMDHPTPDDRRWAGYCLFALDQLLPARDLLRRAVAEGCHAAGLELSLVLRYLGEHGEAARQLAAVPLDLLNPLDRVYAQREQAATQMEAGEPHVASETLERAWAELLTLGDAGLPLRTGVSQLLGASHALLGRTARAAYYLGQALDQAQGARRVVSLHLRAQVQLYAGQITLARQDLEDAGRLLETLPGERAYHAYTRGLIERSQGQWDAAVAAFAQGSRLAQDGSDPATEALCELGQATVWTARGEAGRADAHLSRALALPASPWLTALIKLRRGHWLAAQGERTLAISCLEEARATFGTLGTLREQAWAELHLAAVQLPDVPAVRQHLTQAAHLRHALGSGAALLPELRLLPALGAFLTQLSSDDPLGVFLVDRQAAHCVTPLALSLQTLGESRLLVDGQPKRLGMRRTLELLALLALRGPQARSAILTALWADDDPRRATNYLHQCRKELAETVPGLQVVHERGSGLYRILSSDAPLSCDALDIQRALSGGVEDEQVQAIHAYGGAFLVESGSTWAEEEREGLEWSVIKTGLALMERWSAAGDYGKCESLAQRLLEIAPNDEGLVEYLVQAVLQLRGPAAAQRTLHELALRAAREVDELPAWHARLSRTLVLN
- a CDS encoding 3' terminal RNA ribose 2'-O-methyltransferase Hen1, with product MLLTISTTHSPATDLGYLLHKNPDRTLTLTLPVGQGHVFYPEATPERCTVALLVEVDPVVLSRGRAGASGLPLEPYVNDRPYAASSFLSSAMREAFGTAMAGRSKERPELAAQALPFEVHLPALPSRGDVHLADRLFRPLGYQVTASTGLLDDTFPEWGPSPYLDLKLGGTVRLQDLLAHLYVLIPVLDDTKHYYVDEAEIDKLLRYGAGWLDTHPERELITRRFLKHRRALQRAAQAHFTEDDLEPKRPVVPSLNDQRLEAVKAALMASGAATVLDLGCGEGNLLARLLPERQFTRILGLDVSPRVLTRARENLRLDELPESYRNRLILTQGSLTYRDIRLRGFDAAALVEVIEHLDENRLWTLERVVFADARPGHVVVTTPNEEFNARWASLPAGDTRHADHRFEWTRVQFRNWAERVADEFGYGVNFQDIGEADEALGPPTQMAMFRREIP
- a CDS encoding nucleotidyltransferase domain-containing protein — its product is MSPDLSPLPLGTQVVTRIALHSPGGEVSRPVGAVGRVVSAPTDLSHAYHVAFPDGGQSAFLRRDLDIQRHHTNPDQPLAPDWTQWVQYRCIVGSRAFGLDTEASDTDRRGFYLLPADRHWSLWGVPEQLENDELQETYWELQKFVTLALKANPNVLECLYTPLVETAGPVAQDLLSMRDAFLSTLVYQTYNGYVLSQFKRMQADLRNRGEIRWKHVMHLVRLLLSGIAVLEQGEVMVHVGEHRDSLLAIKRGEVPWSEIDAWRLDLHARFDRALIQSTLPERPDYARVNAFLIRARRSMLEVES